Sequence from the Gadus chalcogrammus isolate NIFS_2021 chromosome 21, NIFS_Gcha_1.0, whole genome shotgun sequence genome:
tgtgtgtgtgtgtgtgtgtgtgtgtgtgtgtgtgtgtgtgtgtgtgtgtgtgtccctccctaGCTCCTAATTACATTTTTAACTGTATACTAACACTCAAAACCAATGTGTGGAATCAATTAAGCATCGAGCATCTTGTTTGAAgatgtgtgtgtccgcgtgtgtttgtttacgtgagtgtgtgtgtgtcggtctgtgtcTAGGGTCCGCCACCAGTTGAAACAGGATAATCCAGGGCAGTTAATCCAGATTACTGCTCAGCAGGCCACAGTCGCTGATTGCATAACGTCCGTTtagagatggacagacagacacagactggATCATATAGAGCCATCATACATGTTAGTTTATTAACACCCAAATAAATGCTTCATTTCTGGtttatagaaaataaaataaaacaggttgttttgtttgtttgattcatGCAGCTCTTTGGGAAGAGGCTTGAGGTTATTCTCTTTCATGAGGAatcgaacacacgcacgcacacacacacacacacacacacacacacacacacacacacacacacacacacacacgcacaaatctCTAGACCTATGATGTTGTTCATGTTTGTTGTGTCCGTCATGGTAGGTCTTCTAGACTCTGAGCCGTTGCGAGAGGCAGATGAGGATCTGGCCTCCGAGGGTAACTACCCCATCttgacagaggaagagagggaagagattCACCAAGAACTGGACAAGGTAAACTCAAATCTCAATCTCAAACAAGGCTGTGAAATGCACAACTTCCCATTGCAACAATGTGGTTCAGGAAAACAGTATTGGTGTTGGTGCATGTTGTACAAATTTGGACTTAATCCTTGATGTtcaaagaatgttcttcaaatgTGATTCGTGCCTCTGTAAAGCCCTCTGAAGTGACTTTGTGTTTGAAAGGTACTATATCAATAAACCCGTCCGGGCTTATCATGTCTTTGAACAATGACCCTCAGTATCAACCTGCAATATAAATTTTGATTCGATATTTTTGAATGGCAAATGACTAATCCTTGACCATCCTTGTGTATTGTTCTCTCCCAAGCTGGAAGAGGAGATCAGCACTCTGAGGCAAGTGCTGACATCTAAAGAGAAGCAACAAGCCGACCTCAGACAGAAACTGGGCATCAGCCCGCTCAGCGATTTCAAAAACAACGTCTCCAAGGGCTGGCATGACATGCAGACCTCTGTTGCGTAAGTTGTGCTCACCGGGACTGACCCCACTTCCACTTTGCTGCAGCTCCGGGCTAGCCGGACGCAGCGACTGAGCATATACGAGAAGGGGGGGCAGCCGATGCAGGGAGAGCCAGTCTGGGCCAGGGCAGATAAGCAAAACAAGTTTGTGCCCCTTCCAATCCTGCTGCATTCTCCCTGCCAGTTCTACAGGTTTTAGGGCTTGTTGGCGGTCAACCGAGAGGGCTAAGGCCATCTGACTGTGACAGTGTGAtgatgcaaacacatgcacggacTCAAGTACACATGTGTTTggacacaaacacgaacactTTGTTGTGAATGTAATTGGGAATGTGGAGATTTTATGAGGGACAGTGGGAGAGCTGTTTGCTTTAAGgacacaccaccaccagtggcctgtgtgtgtgtgtgtgtgtgtgtgtgtgtgtgtgtgtgtgtgtgtgtgtgtgtgtgtgtgtgtgtgtgtgtgtgtgtgtgtgtgtgtgtgtgtgtgtgtgtgtgtgtgtgtgtgtgtgtagtaccaGCATTAAGCATGTTCATCATGtataaaatgtttttctttAGACCAGTTGTAGAGCAAAGAGGATCCAATTTATATTTTCAACTGAATACAGTGGCCTGGTATACAGGCAGCTGGTTTACTGAATATATATCATCCTATATGTCATCAGCTGGTCATTGCTGTATCTTAatctagagggggagagagagagagggtagagatcgagagagataaggagtgagaggagggaagTCATTCTTTGCCTCCTTTTGTTATCCAGTTACACCTCGACTCAGAGATCAGATTGCATGTGCATTTGCagccagccacacacatacacaaacatgcataccgccacacgcacacacatctataATGAAGCGCTGGAGACGGAACGATTGAGTAACACTGTTTTGAAATCAGCATGTGATGGAGAGTTCATTGTCATTATGTTAGTGTGGTTTATGTGTCAAAAGGCCAAAATgaaagagactgtgtgtgtgtgtgtgtgtgtgtgtgtgtgtgtgtgtgtgtgtgtgtgtgtgtgtgtgtgtgtgtgtgtgtgtgtgtgtgtgtgtgtgtgtgtgtgtgtgtgtgtgtgtgtgtgtgtgtgtgtgcagctataAGAAGACGACGGAGACGTTTTCCACAGCAGGCCAGAAGACCTCTGCAGCCTTTAGCACCCTGGGCACCGCCATCACCAGGAAGCTAGGAGACATGAGGTAATGATGTCATATCCTGTCCATTTGTTCGCAGTGACCTTGGAAAACAGAACAAATAGTTGAATTTGATTCCTTTCATCTCACACATTAAAGTGAATTTGGTTTATATGTCTGATATGGCTACGCGGATACGTACACATGATGTCATGTGATCACAGACGAAAGAAGAGGGCCTTTACACTTTTAAATTTCAAACTATATCTATATCCGTCCATGTACTCTGTCCACCCTACACAACGTcaatgttgaaaaaaaaaaacacctctctccatcatctttaatttgaaaaccGAAACACCCATCTGGCAATCAAAAACATGTATTTTGCGAAAACATCATGCCGTCGAAAAGTTTACTTTTTCATGTTGCAGCTGGAATTGGAATCCTCTATTTTGCAAATCAAACACTGTTTTGCTTTTTCCGGGTAATTACAGGGTAACCTTGCAAAACAATCTTGAGAACAATCAAACAATCGTAACTTTGCTGACCAGGGTCGGAAGAGGGAAATCAGGCACAGAGTCCTGCTAATTATCCCGTGGTGTTTACCCGGCCTAACACGCTAATCAACCTCTGCTCTAATGTAAcgcctctccctttctccagcTGTCTTGCCTCCGTCACTGCTTCTGCTCCTGGCTCTTGTCCTCTTCTGAATGAGTTTTTGACATTAGTTCCGTTCACCAAGTCAAAGGCTGTTGATTATATAAGTCTACTAAGCTGCTTTCACTGTGGCCGAGGTGGCCAGAGAGACAGCCTTCCCCCACTTCTCTATCGCGGGCTAACCTTCCCTATCCCCCGCTTGCTCTTTCTAACCCCTCTCTTTGCTATTATTATAGTATATGTATGTTATATTAAGGAAGAGGGGAAGGCAAGACAAGAATATTGTggaagaaagaggaagggaTGGGAGAGATGGATCAGAGTGGCTTGGAAGGCAAGAGATGGAGGTTGCCATTGACTGTAacacagggagtgtgtgtgtgtgtgtgtgtgtgtgtgtgtgtgtgtgtgtgtgtgtgtgtgtgtgtgtgtgtgtgtgtgtgtgtgtgtgtgtgtgtgtgtgtgtgtgtgtgtgtgtgtgtgtgtgcacgcgtgtgtgagacgtgtgtgtgtgtgtgtgtgtcagagggagAGTGTCTGTCACCTGCCCTGCTGTCAATATGCCCTGCAGGATGGAGgtggggagtgtgggggggggggggggttatggggaATTGACATTGCATCCATTTCCTGGCTAAATGGATGCCTTTGGAGGTCAGGACCTCATCCTGTTGGCTATGAACAGAGTTCCCTATCAGCAGGGACATATGTTGCTTCGCTAGAGTACAATTTGCGTCTTACCCAATCAGATTTTTGCCAGAGAGGCAAACTCCCAAAGCTGGACGTAAAAGCTCTCTTAGTTATTCCTGCCACCGTCAAAGTATTGGATCTGTGGTGGCTGCCAGGagataaggaaaaaaaaaaagacatttggAAACCCATTAAAAAGTAGCCCGATCCAAATGTGCGACAGAACCACTTCTGGTGAAAGAGGTTATTGCACTTGCTTTTTAGGTGTGTGCAATTCATACTTTATTCATGCAAGGTACGAGGAAGAACTATAGACTTTGTGTGAGTTACTCTGTCTATGATTATAGAGCCTATTCATTGTGTAACGCGAACCCCTTCCTTGTTGaaagtttgtgtttttatcatGTTAAGTAAGGACatgaaatatttgaatatcACATTACATTACTTGTCACATTTCCTCCCCTGTGATGACAGATGAGTGTTAGTGTTAGGTTGGGTTGCAGTAGcataaaccaaaacaaactttaTCTTTCATTTATTCCAGCATGTTTGGTTTAGAGATATTGTATCCACGGAGGTATGTTTcaagttgtttttgtgtgtctgtgtggtggtggtggtggggggggggggggggggggtgtttgcgtgtgtttttgtgttaacATGCATCCATTTGTATTATTGCCTATTTGTGATGACAAACATGCTTTACAACACTGCAGTTTTTGTGTCTTAAACACTTGCTTCCCTGGGTTGCTTTGTGATTCCATGTATTTGATTCGGGTATCTTGCATGACTAGTTTTCAAGTatttcacttttatttatttatttctcttcttctttgtgTGTTGTCTTATTCTACCGTCCaatttgcagtgatggaatTTATTTGCAGTGAAAATTTGTCCTTACTTAGGCAACCAATAGGTAGGAAGACGTTGAGAGTTAGCCTTTTTCCAGCTATTTACAAACCCGCGAATTCTAGAGAATGTGTTAGGAGCATTGCAAGATCGGTCCTTATTCCGTGAGTGTTTGAGCGGCTGTTTTGTCTGGTTCATAAGCAGGTGAGTGAGGTCTTGGATAGTCCTCTGTTCTGTACATGTGAGTGGTTATGGGGTAAAAGGGTAGAGGGTTAAGCCCCCTTGTTATTCTTTTTAGAGCTTTAACATAGACTTATGGATGTATTTTTTATATGccaatttatttttctttctccccTTTTGCATCTCAAGATCCAACTCCATAGGGTAAGAatcataaagatatatatatatatatatagattaaaaaaaatcctgGTATCATGAGCCCTTTGCCAGAGTTTGCCACAGTGTGCAGGGTTTGACCTTCAAAGTACCTCAATCCATCGCAAACATCTCTGATGTGTGAATCCTTGATATAGAGACAAACCAAAATATATTGCACCTTTTCAAATGAGTTGTTTTACACAGATGACATTGTGAaggaaggcaaggcaaggcaactttatttatatagcacttttcatacacaaggcagactcaaagtgcttaagGAAGGTCAGAGGACAGAAATAACTGCTTTGTCTCTGTTTGGATGGGACCTGGATTGGATGCAGCCAGTTGCTGGGTAGCCCCTTGTCTTGAAGTGGAGAGAGGATCgttttacttttcttttctgCAATGCAATAATAGGACCTGGTTCCTGCCAGTAGACTTAGCCTCAAGGTCCCAGACAGCTCTGGTAATCTGGGAAATAGAAAGCGAGTGTAGTCGCGAGCCAGGTATCGATCGAGAGCCATTTGGAATGTGGGCAGACACCCGTAGATACCATTTCCCCAGATAAAAGCATTCCTTACTTTACTGTACTATATTTTTTcccctgtttgtgtatgtgtgtgtgtcgtacagTGATGTGAGTAGGTAcagtgtagtgtggtggtggtgcagacgggttagtgtttgtgtgtttgcacgctgAAGCTGTGCTAATCATTAACTCCTCTCTAACCATGCTCTCGTGGGACAGCTACTCAATCCGACACTCCATGAGCATGCCCACCATGAGGTAATGTCTGACTGTTTGTTAAAGACTAAAGGACAGCGTTAGCACCACAATCacgtttctttcttttctcaCAACAGACTTTAAATGCAATTTATGTATATCAAGTCTTAAATGGTGACCAGGTGCAATTGCACTGATTAGTCACAAATGAATTTACAATGTTTGATATGCAACAAAAATGTGTTGTTATACTGAAATCAAGAATGAGGAGTTCAACGTCCCAGGTCATATTGTCTCCATTCACTTTGCCCTATTTTCTTCCCCTCTGTCGTTTACAGAAACTCACCCAGCTTCAAGTCTTTTGAGGAAAAAGTTGAAAGTACAGTGACAACCATTAAGGTAggacattttgtgtgtttgtgagaagaGAATGCTATCAAAACAGTTTGCTGAAGGCTATTATTCATACCTTCTTCTTCGTCTACATGATAGCATCGTTTTCTCTTCTCCGACCAGAAGCTACGGCCTAAACACAGACACTAAGCTCGACCGGCCCTAGATTTGCGTTCTAACAGCCGGCCTTATGTGACCCTGTACCCTATCTCCCCCTGGTTTATCCTCTTCGTCCAGACCAAGGTGGGGGGGCCCGAGCCCGGGGGGAGCTTCGAGGAGGTACTCTCCTCCGCAGCGCAGGCCAGCTCACAGGAGCGGCCCAGCCCCCCCCTGACAGACACCTCGGAGAGGCCCTGTTAGGGCCGCGTCCAACGCAGAAGGAGGGACCCAACCAGAGAGATTGACTTAAATGATCTCCATACTTTACACTTTGGCTGCAGTCAGCACCTGGTTCCAGGTACAAAAAAACGACATTGACGTGAATACATTACTGCATTGTGATGCCCCACTAAATCATATCCTAGACGAGATAGTTACCGCCTCAAGCACATCCCGAAGATTAGTTTCCTACTCTCCTTAATCCTTGCTAATGGGAAGAGCTAAGCAAACGCACTCTACACTCTATTGTCTATCATTGACATGTTGTCACATAGATTTGACCGcacatacagtacagtacatgaAGTGCAGGATGAAATCTTAATGCATATCGATGCACACTCTAGAATTAATTTGACACCAAAACCAGGTGGAGGGGGTGTGcattatataatttgtttaatGATTTTCAAGTGACCAAT
This genomic interval carries:
- the tpd52l1 gene encoding tumor protein D53 isoform X1; translation: METRQQELYSSVLSDAVVDWGSESPGEEWVNTNREGAEHGLLDSEPLREADEDLASEGNYPILTEEEREEIHQELDKLEEEISTLRQVLTSKEKQQADLRQKLGISPLSDFKNNVSKGWHDMQTSVAYKKTTETFSTAGQKTSAAFSTLGTAITRKLGDMSMFGLEILYPRRSNSIGYSIRHSMSMPTMRNSPSFKSFEEKVESTVTTIKTKVGGPEPGGSFEEVLSSAAQASSQERPSPPLTDTSERPC
- the tpd52l1 gene encoding tumor protein D53 isoform X2, translated to METRQQELYSSVLSDAVVDWGSESPGEEWVNTNREGAEHGLLDSEPLREADEDLASEGNYPILTEEEREEIHQELDKLEEEISTLRQVLTSKEKQQADLRQKLGISPLSDFKNNVSKGWHDMQTSVAYKKTTETFSTAGQKTSAAFSTLGTAITRKLGDMRSNSIGYSIRHSMSMPTMRNSPSFKSFEEKVESTVTTIKTKVGGPEPGGSFEEVLSSAAQASSQERPSPPLTDTSERPC
- the tpd52l1 gene encoding tumor protein D53 isoform X4; the encoded protein is METRQQGLLDSEPLREADEDLASEGNYPILTEEEREEIHQELDKLEEEISTLRQVLTSKEKQQADLRQKLGISPLSDFKNNVSKGWHDMQTSVAYKKTTETFSTAGQKTSAAFSTLGTAITRKLGDMSMFGLEILYPRRSNSIGYSIRHSMSMPTMRNSPSFKSFEEKVESTVTTIKTKVGGPEPGGSFEEVLSSAAQASSQERPSPPLTDTSERPC
- the tpd52l1 gene encoding tumor protein D53 isoform X3, translating into METRQQELYSSVLSDAVVDWGSESPGEEWVNTNREGAEHGLLDSEPLREADEDLASEGNYPILTEEEREEIHQELDKLEEEISTLRQVLTSKEKQQADLRQKLGISPLSDFKNNVSKGWHDMQTSVAYKKTTETFSTAGQKTSAAFSTLGTAITRKLGDMRNSPSFKSFEEKVESTVTTIKTKVGGPEPGGSFEEVLSSAAQASSQERPSPPLTDTSERPC
- the tpd52l1 gene encoding tumor protein D53 isoform X5, giving the protein METRQQGLLDSEPLREADEDLASEGNYPILTEEEREEIHQELDKLEEEISTLRQVLTSKEKQQADLRQKLGISPLSDFKNNVSKGWHDMQTSVAYKKTTETFSTAGQKTSAAFSTLGTAITRKLGDMRNSPSFKSFEEKVESTVTTIKTKVGGPEPGGSFEEVLSSAAQASSQERPSPPLTDTSERPC